A single window of Meiothermus sp. DNA harbors:
- a CDS encoding DUF4127 family protein — MKRVLLLPADTRPVTLELPHQLARVAGLEMRSPPLEILNQMNQPGNTAALAEWLRREAPAADAAIVSLETLTLGGMIPARRVSDSLEEVLPRLAVLREIKQRSPYLRILAHGVIVRVAHDNDPLEDKPYYGEWGPVLRKYSEWADRLERRQAAGQEPGDALMELDRARLHLPKEVLLDWLATRERNHALHLSAIDLLNEGVLEYLALTLDDTTPYGLASRDRRRLEARLDELGLWGEADIYPGADEAACTLLARALLNHAGRKTKVLVRYPSVRAPQALMLYEDRPLGELVKAHLRAAGCVAVQTTEEADLILAVNAPATRQAQRQPDYETVDTAERYLPELIDRLVGDQAAGRMVTVADVAYANAAENRFMKLLLQSVNLPGLGGFAAWNTAGNSLGSAIAAGVCALFGDDPVSLAEANFSRLVDDWLYQSRVRVEVHDKLTEELGKPPSPFDLGELQWGAEMAIDQRLTPLAMGLWQQFFAPSLPGVKLDWGRPRLAWPRLLTGVFPLRLVREET, encoded by the coding sequence ATGAAGCGCGTTCTGTTGCTGCCTGCTGATACCAGACCCGTGACCCTCGAGCTGCCCCACCAACTAGCACGGGTGGCCGGGCTGGAGATGCGTTCGCCCCCCTTGGAAATTCTGAACCAGATGAACCAGCCCGGTAACACGGCCGCCCTAGCGGAGTGGTTGCGGCGCGAGGCCCCTGCGGCGGATGCCGCCATCGTGAGCCTGGAGACCCTCACCCTGGGCGGCATGATTCCGGCCCGACGGGTTTCGGACAGCCTGGAGGAGGTGTTGCCTAGGCTCGCGGTGCTGCGCGAAATCAAGCAGCGCAGCCCCTATCTGCGTATCCTGGCCCACGGCGTGATTGTGCGGGTAGCCCACGACAACGACCCGCTGGAGGACAAGCCCTACTACGGCGAATGGGGGCCGGTCTTGCGGAAGTACTCGGAGTGGGCCGACCGGCTCGAGCGCCGTCAGGCCGCCGGACAGGAGCCGGGCGATGCCCTGATGGAGCTGGATCGGGCCCGACTGCACCTGCCCAAAGAGGTGTTGTTGGACTGGCTGGCTACCCGCGAGCGCAACCATGCCCTGCACCTCTCGGCCATAGACCTGCTCAACGAGGGGGTGCTGGAGTACCTGGCCCTGACCCTGGACGATACCACCCCCTACGGTCTGGCGTCCCGCGACCGCCGCAGGCTCGAGGCCCGCCTGGACGAACTGGGCTTGTGGGGCGAGGCCGATATCTACCCGGGGGCCGACGAGGCCGCCTGCACCCTGCTGGCCAGGGCCCTGCTCAACCATGCCGGGCGCAAGACCAAGGTACTGGTGCGCTACCCCTCGGTGCGAGCCCCCCAGGCCCTGATGCTCTACGAAGACCGTCCGCTGGGCGAGCTGGTCAAGGCCCACCTGCGGGCTGCTGGGTGCGTGGCCGTGCAGACCACCGAGGAGGCCGATCTGATTCTGGCCGTGAATGCCCCGGCTACCCGACAGGCCCAGCGCCAGCCCGACTACGAGACGGTGGATACGGCAGAGCGCTACCTGCCCGAGCTGATAGACCGGCTGGTGGGCGATCAGGCTGCAGGCCGGATGGTAACGGTGGCCGACGTGGCCTATGCCAACGCCGCCGAAAACCGCTTCATGAAGCTATTGTTGCAGTCGGTCAATCTGCCGGGGCTGGGGGGCTTTGCGGCTTGGAACACCGCCGGTAATAGCCTGGGTAGCGCCATTGCGGCGGGGGTGTGTGCCCTTTTTGGCGACGACCCGGTCTCGTTGGCCGAGGCCAACTTTTCGCGCCTGGTGGACGACTGGCTGTACCAGAGCCGGGTGCGCGTGGAAGTGCACGACAAACTCACGGAGGAACTGGGCAAGCCCCCCAGCCCCTTCGACCTGGGCGAGCTGCAATGGGGGGCCGAGATGGCTATTGACCAGCGCCTGACTCCGCTGGCAATGGGGCTCTGGCAGCAGTTTTTCGCCCCCAGCTTGCCGGGGGTGAAGCTCGACTGGGGGCGGCCCCGGCTGGCCTGGCCGCGCTTGCTTACCGGGGTGTTTCCCCTGCGCTTGGTACGGGAGGAAACCTGA
- a CDS encoding TRAP transporter small permease subunit codes for MRVLLAISRLIDTINEWVGRVVLWLVVPMVAVGAYNAIGRSLDKSVGTRLASNTYFELQWYIFSLIFLLMVGYVLKHDGHIRVDVIYARLGERGQAWVNMLGAILFVVPFALILFYVSLPLVAFSVQVREVSSDAGGLPRWPLKLMLLPAFILLALQGFSEFIKNLAFLRGVLPHLPHEAKGEVA; via the coding sequence GTGAGGGTGTTGCTGGCGATATCCAGACTAATAGACACCATCAATGAGTGGGTGGGGCGCGTAGTGCTATGGCTGGTGGTGCCGATGGTGGCGGTAGGGGCCTACAACGCCATTGGGCGGAGCCTGGACAAAAGCGTGGGCACCCGCTTGGCCTCCAACACCTACTTCGAGCTTCAGTGGTACATTTTCTCGCTTATTTTTTTGCTGATGGTGGGCTATGTGCTCAAGCACGACGGCCACATCCGGGTAGATGTCATCTACGCCCGCCTGGGTGAGCGGGGCCAGGCCTGGGTCAACATGCTGGGCGCCATTTTGTTTGTGGTGCCCTTTGCCCTGATTCTTTTTTATGTGAGTCTGCCGCTGGTTGCTTTCTCGGTACAGGTGCGGGAGGTTTCCTCCGATGCGGGGGGTTTGCCGCGCTGGCCACTCAAGCTAATGCTGTTGCCGGCCTTCATCCTGCTGGCCTTGCAAGGGTTTTCCGAGTTCATCAAAAACCTGGCCTTTTTACGGGGGGTACTGCCCCACCTGCCCCACGAGGCCAAAGGGGAGGTTGCCTAG
- a CDS encoding quinone oxidoreductase, translated as MKAIRVHQPGGLEAMQLEDIPTPTPGEGQALVRLEAIGVNFIDIYKRSGLYAVPTPFTVGEEGAGVVEAVGPGVEGVRPGEVVVYSNVQGSYAEYAVVPADKLVKVPMGLNPKIAVAGMLQGMTAHYLTHSTYPLQAGETCLVHAGAGGVGLLLIQMAKMIGATVITTASSEEKRRLAKEAGADHALPYEGFDQKAREITSGRGVDVVYDGVGQATWEGSLNSLRIRGMLALYGQSSGPVPPFNPQVLNQKGGLFLTRPSLWHYTQTREELLWRAGDVMRWILEGKLKVRIGAEFPLAQAAQAHKALQERQTTGKVLLIP; from the coding sequence ATGAAAGCCATTCGCGTTCACCAGCCGGGCGGCCTCGAGGCCATGCAGTTAGAGGACATTCCCACCCCTACCCCTGGCGAGGGCCAGGCCCTAGTACGGCTCGAGGCCATTGGGGTCAACTTTATTGACATCTACAAGCGCTCCGGTCTGTATGCCGTCCCCACGCCTTTTACGGTAGGCGAGGAGGGGGCCGGGGTGGTAGAAGCGGTGGGGCCGGGGGTGGAGGGCGTCCGGCCCGGCGAGGTAGTGGTCTATTCCAACGTGCAAGGCAGTTATGCCGAGTATGCCGTGGTGCCTGCCGATAAGCTAGTCAAGGTGCCCATGGGCCTGAACCCCAAAATTGCTGTGGCCGGGATGCTCCAGGGCATGACCGCCCACTACCTGACCCACAGCACCTATCCCCTCCAAGCCGGCGAAACCTGCCTTGTCCATGCCGGCGCGGGCGGGGTGGGGCTGCTCCTGATCCAGATGGCCAAAATGATTGGGGCCACCGTTATCACCACGGCCTCTTCGGAAGAGAAGCGGAGGCTGGCCAAAGAAGCGGGGGCCGACCATGCGCTGCCTTACGAGGGCTTCGACCAGAAGGCCCGCGAAATTACCAGCGGCAGGGGCGTGGATGTGGTCTACGACGGCGTGGGGCAGGCCACCTGGGAAGGCAGCCTGAACAGCCTGCGCATTCGGGGCATGCTGGCCCTATACGGGCAGAGCAGCGGGCCGGTTCCACCCTTCAACCCGCAGGTTCTAAACCAGAAGGGCGGCCTGTTCTTGACCCGGCCCTCCCTCTGGCACTACACCCAGACCCGCGAAGAGCTCCTGTGGCGGGCCGGTGACGTGATGCGCTGGATCCTCGAGGGCAAGCTCAAAGTTCGCATCGGGGCCGAGTTCCCCCTGGCCCAGGCAGCCCAGGCACACAAAGCCCTGCAAGAACGCCAAACCACCGGCAAGGTGCTCCTAATCCCCTAG
- the nagA gene encoding N-acetylglucosamine-6-phosphate deacetylase, whose product MTQLTGTLVTPSLTCLGRLEFDERIQAITPLASLEGVPRRYILPGFVDLHVHGGGGAECMEGEAAVRQMARFHAQHGTTALLATTVTAPLPDLESALRGIAAVVENPGPGEARVLGVHLEGPFISPQKLGAQPPYTMLPDQKTMRHLLALAPIRVVTLAPELPGALELIAFLKAEGVRVQQGHTEATYAQSLVGFEAGAQGFTHFYNAMTPLHHREPGVVGLALERAEWAEVIPDGLHVHPAAVRVLTKAISQTYAVTDAVAAAGMPEGEYRLGRHRVFKKGEGVFLADGTLAGSALTMDKAAQNLSRWGYALHDILQMTSGLAAQYIGLESGLEVGMPADLVVLDEHFEVLEVYIRGQRVRA is encoded by the coding sequence ATGACACAACTAACCGGAACCTTGGTAACCCCTAGCCTAACCTGTCTGGGTCGGCTCGAGTTCGATGAGCGCATTCAAGCCATCACCCCGCTGGCCTCTCTCGAAGGCGTGCCCAGGCGCTACATTTTGCCGGGGTTTGTGGACTTGCACGTACACGGAGGGGGTGGGGCTGAGTGCATGGAAGGGGAGGCGGCGGTACGGCAGATGGCCCGTTTCCATGCCCAGCACGGCACCACCGCCCTGCTGGCCACCACCGTTACGGCGCCGCTGCCCGACCTCGAGAGTGCCCTGCGCGGCATTGCCGCAGTGGTGGAGAACCCCGGCCCCGGCGAGGCACGGGTGCTGGGGGTGCACCTGGAAGGCCCCTTCATCAGTCCGCAAAAACTGGGCGCCCAGCCGCCCTACACCATGCTTCCTGACCAGAAGACCATGCGCCACTTGCTTGCGCTGGCCCCCATCCGGGTGGTTACCCTAGCCCCCGAACTGCCGGGGGCGCTCGAGCTGATAGCTTTCCTCAAAGCAGAGGGGGTGCGGGTGCAACAAGGTCATACCGAAGCAACCTATGCCCAGTCGCTGGTGGGTTTCGAGGCCGGAGCACAAGGCTTTACCCACTTCTACAATGCCATGACCCCCCTGCACCACCGCGAGCCGGGGGTGGTGGGGCTGGCCCTCGAGCGGGCCGAGTGGGCCGAGGTCATTCCCGATGGGCTGCATGTTCATCCCGCCGCCGTGCGGGTGCTTACCAAAGCCATCTCCCAGACCTATGCGGTGACCGATGCGGTCGCGGCGGCCGGGATGCCCGAGGGGGAGTATCGTCTGGGGCGGCACCGGGTCTTCAAGAAGGGCGAGGGGGTCTTCCTGGCCGACGGTACCCTGGCCGGCAGCGCCCTCACCATGGACAAAGCGGCCCAGAACCTAAGCCGTTGGGGCTATGCCCTGCACGATATCCTTCAGATGACCTCCGGGCTCGCTGCGCAGTACATCGGCCTGGAGAGCGGCCTGGAAGTCGGGATGCCCGCCGATCTGGTGGTGCTGGATGAGCACTTCGAGGTGTTGGAGGTTTATATTCGAGGCCAAAGGGTGCGAGCATGA
- the nagZ gene encoding beta-N-acetylhexosaminidase produces MESLYLATSLMMVDIPGPALDAATRAHLERYRFGGVCLFRKNIQNPAQVQKLVAEIREVLGPQAWIAIDQEGGAVQRVLELAQAPAPMALGAIGDASTAEAVGAAVGRTLISLGINWNFAPSVDVNTNPKNPVIGDRSFGSDPKKVARLALAWARGLEQAGVMATVKHFPGHGDTFLDSHLDLPVVDKPLEALERTELYPFRKAVEAHISAIMSAHIRFPALDQQYPATLSHKILTLFLRQKLGYQGIIVTDALDMKAITQHYSVGEAAVQSLQAGADLILSLGKPEVHIAQATAIQQALEKGELSWERTQQSQHRLKEAAQRFPGSPRNYSASQQKRDHRLMEQVALQSITPYRQPLRPRRSDRILLVSAGSTFEAGPYGETIAVKDLANLLKTRFAKVSQFVYDPQKAAEFVNGLEKAAVEADYLLVVSVGRGSLSPQEAQLLQHAFTLGKRATHIALWNPYHILSLRKPAFITYGFRTPTLKALVKVLGGAQAKGRLPFKLR; encoded by the coding sequence ATGGAAAGCCTGTATCTTGCCACCAGTCTGATGATGGTCGACATCCCCGGCCCCGCCTTAGATGCCGCCACCCGCGCCCACCTCGAGCGCTACCGCTTTGGAGGGGTCTGCCTGTTTCGCAAAAACATCCAGAACCCCGCTCAGGTGCAGAAGCTGGTGGCCGAAATTCGTGAAGTGCTGGGGCCCCAGGCCTGGATTGCCATTGACCAGGAAGGCGGGGCCGTACAGCGCGTGCTGGAGTTAGCCCAGGCCCCTGCCCCGATGGCCCTGGGCGCCATAGGGGATGCCAGCACCGCCGAAGCCGTGGGGGCTGCGGTGGGCCGCACGCTCATCTCGCTGGGCATCAACTGGAACTTCGCCCCCTCGGTGGACGTGAACACCAACCCCAAGAATCCGGTGATTGGCGACCGCAGTTTTGGCTCCGACCCCAAAAAAGTCGCCCGGCTAGCGCTGGCCTGGGCCAGAGGCCTCGAACAAGCCGGGGTGATGGCCACCGTCAAACACTTCCCCGGCCACGGGGATACTTTTCTGGACTCACACCTCGACCTGCCGGTGGTGGATAAGCCATTAGAGGCGCTCGAGCGCACCGAACTCTATCCCTTTCGCAAGGCCGTAGAAGCCCATATCAGCGCCATCATGAGCGCTCATATTCGCTTCCCCGCCCTAGACCAGCAGTATCCTGCCACGCTCTCGCACAAAATCCTGACCCTTTTCCTGCGCCAAAAGCTGGGCTACCAGGGCATCATCGTCACCGACGCGCTGGACATGAAAGCCATCACCCAGCACTACTCCGTGGGCGAGGCCGCGGTTCAAAGCCTTCAGGCCGGGGCCGACTTGATCTTGTCGCTGGGCAAACCCGAGGTGCATATCGCCCAGGCCACGGCCATCCAGCAGGCCCTGGAAAAGGGCGAACTATCCTGGGAACGCACCCAGCAAAGCCAGCACCGGCTAAAAGAGGCCGCACAACGGTTTCCCGGTTCACCCAGGAACTACTCGGCTTCGCAGCAAAAACGAGACCATAGGCTAATGGAGCAAGTAGCTCTCCAAAGCATCACCCCGTACCGGCAACCCTTGCGCCCCCGGCGCTCGGATCGAATTTTGCTGGTCTCCGCAGGCAGTACCTTCGAAGCCGGCCCCTATGGTGAGACCATCGCGGTTAAGGACTTGGCCAACCTGCTCAAAACCCGCTTTGCCAAGGTCAGCCAGTTTGTTTATGACCCCCAAAAAGCCGCTGAGTTTGTAAATGGGTTGGAAAAGGCTGCCGTTGAAGCCGACTACCTGCTCGTGGTCTCGGTCGGTCGAGGCAGCCTGAGCCCCCAGGAAGCCCAGCTCCTCCAGCACGCCTTCACCCTGGGTAAACGGGCCACCCACATCGCCCTGTGGAACCCCTACCACATCCTGAGCCTGCGTAAACCGGCCTTCATAACCTACGGCTTCCGCACCCCCACCCTGAAGGCCCTGGTCAAGGTGCTGGGCGGGGCACAGGCCAAAGGTCGGCTGCCGTTCAAACTGCGATAA
- a CDS encoding TRAP transporter large permease subunit, whose amino-acid sequence MVLQGGGIELLGGAMFLGALVLIFTGYPVAFALGGVALIFGAVGIAIGEFDLRFVGSLPQRIFGIMSNYTLLAIPYFIFLGLILEKSKLAEQLLDTVGQLFGPVRGGVAIAVVLVGTLLAATTGVVAATVVAMGLISLPVMLKYGYSKPLATGVIAASGTLGQIIPPSIVLVVLGDQLGVSVGDLFLGALIPGLMLSGALVLLVALVALVRPKMAPALPPEARPYKGWELGRRALVALVPPVLLILFVLGSIFFGIATPTEAGAVGSVAALIMAAFYRRLNWKVFRDAVVETARFTSMVIFILIGATAFSLIFRGLEGDKLVKDILVALPGGEIGFIIFVMVLVFVLGFFIDFFEIAFIVVPLVLPAAEAIWRAQAEAMQMAGNYDLSTEAFVQGKLLWFGIILAMNLQTSFLTPPFGFALFYLRGVAPPEVKTTDMYRGVIPFIAVQILVLIITIAFPALSSWLPSLRGTPGG is encoded by the coding sequence ATGGTCTTGCAAGGCGGTGGCATCGAGCTTTTGGGTGGGGCCATGTTTTTGGGGGCTCTGGTACTCATCTTTACCGGCTACCCCGTGGCCTTTGCCCTGGGGGGCGTGGCCCTCATCTTTGGGGCGGTGGGGATTGCCATTGGCGAGTTCGACCTGCGCTTTGTGGGTAGCCTGCCTCAGCGCATCTTTGGCATCATGTCCAACTACACGCTGCTGGCCATTCCCTACTTCATTTTTCTGGGGCTCATCCTGGAAAAGTCCAAGTTGGCCGAGCAGCTTTTAGACACCGTTGGGCAGCTTTTTGGCCCGGTGCGGGGCGGGGTGGCCATTGCGGTGGTTCTGGTGGGTACCCTTTTGGCCGCAACCACCGGGGTGGTGGCCGCTACGGTGGTGGCCATGGGCCTGATCTCCCTGCCGGTGATGCTCAAGTATGGCTACAGCAAGCCCCTGGCTACCGGGGTAATCGCCGCCTCGGGGACGCTGGGCCAGATCATCCCGCCCAGCATTGTGCTGGTGGTGCTGGGTGACCAGCTGGGCGTGAGCGTGGGGGATTTGTTCTTGGGGGCCCTGATACCGGGGCTAATGCTTTCCGGCGCTTTGGTTTTGCTGGTGGCTCTGGTGGCTCTGGTCAGGCCCAAGATGGCCCCGGCCCTGCCACCGGAAGCCCGGCCCTACAAAGGGTGGGAGCTGGGGCGAAGGGCCCTGGTGGCGCTGGTGCCGCCGGTGCTGCTCATTCTATTTGTGCTGGGCAGCATTTTCTTTGGCATCGCCACGCCTACCGAAGCGGGTGCGGTGGGGTCGGTGGCAGCGCTAATTATGGCGGCCTTTTACCGCCGTCTGAACTGGAAGGTGTTCCGCGATGCGGTGGTAGAGACGGCCCGCTTCACCAGCATGGTGATCTTCATTTTGATTGGCGCCACGGCTTTCAGCCTGATTTTTAGGGGCCTCGAGGGCGATAAGCTGGTCAAGGACATCCTGGTGGCGCTGCCCGGCGGGGAAATCGGCTTCATTATCTTCGTGATGGTTTTGGTTTTTGTGCTGGGGTTCTTCATTGACTTTTTTGAGATCGCCTTCATCGTCGTGCCGCTGGTGCTCCCGGCAGCGGAGGCCATCTGGCGGGCCCAGGCCGAGGCCATGCAGATGGCGGGCAACTACGACCTTTCTACCGAAGCTTTTGTACAGGGGAAGCTCTTGTGGTTTGGCATCATCCTGGCCATGAACCTTCAGACCAGCTTCCTTACCCCGCCTTTTGGCTTTGCGCTCTTCTACCTGCGCGGGGTGGCTCCGCCAGAGGTCAAGACCACCGATATGTACCGAGGGGTAATTCCCTTCATCGCCGTGCAGATATTGGTGCTCATTATTACCATTGCCTTCCCGGCCCTAAGTAGCTGGCTACCCTCCCTGCGGGGAACCCCGGGGGGCTAG
- a CDS encoding 3-hydroxybutyryl-CoA dehydrogenase yields MEIRKIGVIGAGQMGAGIAQVAAQAGYEVVLRDLEVAFLERGLNTIRRSLGKLLEKGKLEQSAHDAALGRITTTLHLADLNDCDLIVEAIVEDEATKLGLFRELDQTVKPEAILASNTSSIPITRLASATRRPERFIGMHFMNPVPLMELVEVIRGHLTDDATTGAVLEAARRMGKTPVEVNDYPGFVSNRILLPMLNEAVQCVMEGVATPEAIDQVMKLGMNHPMGPLTLADFIGLDTCLSIMEVLHRGLGDDKYRPSPLLRKMVQAGLLGRKSGRGFYRYDEKGNKIG; encoded by the coding sequence ATGGAAATTCGCAAGATTGGCGTAATTGGCGCAGGGCAGATGGGGGCCGGCATTGCCCAGGTGGCGGCCCAGGCAGGTTACGAAGTGGTGTTGCGCGACCTCGAGGTTGCTTTCCTCGAGCGCGGCCTGAACACCATCCGGCGCTCACTGGGCAAGCTGCTGGAAAAAGGCAAGCTCGAGCAGAGCGCCCACGACGCGGCCCTGGGGCGCATAACCACCACCCTTCACCTGGCCGACCTGAACGACTGTGACCTGATTGTCGAGGCCATTGTCGAAGACGAGGCCACCAAACTAGGGCTCTTCCGCGAGCTCGACCAGACCGTTAAACCTGAGGCCATCCTGGCCTCCAACACCTCCTCGATTCCCATTACCCGGCTGGCCTCCGCCACCCGCCGGCCCGAGCGCTTTATCGGAATGCACTTCATGAACCCGGTGCCCCTGATGGAGCTGGTCGAGGTCATCCGGGGGCATCTGACCGACGATGCCACCACTGGGGCTGTGCTCGAGGCGGCCCGCCGCATGGGCAAGACCCCCGTCGAGGTCAACGACTACCCCGGTTTTGTCTCCAACCGGATTCTTCTGCCCATGCTCAACGAGGCGGTGCAGTGCGTGATGGAAGGCGTCGCCACGCCAGAGGCCATAGACCAGGTCATGAAGCTAGGCATGAACCACCCCATGGGCCCCCTCACCCTGGCCGACTTCATTGGCCTGGATACCTGCCTTTCCATCATGGAAGTGCTACACCGGGGCCTGGGCGACGATAAATACCGGCCCTCGCCGCTTTTGCGCAAGATGGTGCAGGCGGGCTTGTTGGGGCGCAAGAGCGGGCGGGGTTTCTACCGCTACGACGAAAAGGGCAACAAGATCGGATGA
- a CDS encoding SIS domain-containing protein, translating into MKAAETKMFKEAHQAPAVVEQALRENKSEVELLGTFLRRHTPPFVLTVARGSSDHAALYGKYLIESLLGLVCSSAIPSVHTVYGQHLALSRALVIAISQSGESPDLLEVTRQARRDGALTLALVNRENSPLAQTAEVVLPLWAGIEEAVAATKSYLATLALLAQLVAAWAEDKPLKEALAMLPEAMYKAVHANWQAGLAALVEADNGLVVGRGYAFAVANELALKLKETSAFHAEAMSGAELLHGPVALVEPDFPLLVLVPRDKPLPSMVNLLENLRGKGGHLLVASSEALALDLAHTPLPLPTRLHPVLDSILLAQAFYPFAAELSVARGLNPDAPRNLSKVTRTR; encoded by the coding sequence ATGAAAGCTGCCGAAACCAAAATGTTCAAAGAGGCCCATCAGGCGCCCGCCGTGGTGGAACAGGCCTTGCGAGAAAACAAAAGCGAGGTGGAGCTTTTAGGTACTTTTTTGCGCCGCCACACCCCCCCGTTTGTGCTCACGGTAGCGCGCGGTAGCTCCGACCATGCGGCCTTGTACGGCAAATACCTGATCGAGAGCCTTTTGGGGCTGGTCTGCTCCTCGGCCATTCCCTCGGTGCACACAGTCTACGGGCAGCACCTGGCTTTGAGCCGGGCTTTGGTGATTGCCATTTCCCAATCGGGGGAAAGCCCCGACCTGCTCGAGGTGACCCGCCAGGCCCGGCGCGACGGGGCTTTGACCCTGGCCCTGGTCAACAGGGAAAACTCGCCCCTGGCCCAGACCGCCGAGGTGGTACTGCCCCTTTGGGCCGGAATCGAAGAAGCCGTGGCGGCCACTAAAAGCTACCTGGCGACCCTGGCTTTGCTGGCACAGCTGGTAGCGGCCTGGGCCGAGGACAAGCCCCTCAAAGAAGCCCTGGCCATGCTGCCCGAGGCTATGTACAAGGCCGTGCACGCCAACTGGCAGGCCGGGCTGGCGGCGCTGGTGGAGGCCGACAACGGCCTGGTGGTGGGGCGCGGCTATGCCTTTGCCGTGGCCAACGAACTGGCCCTCAAACTCAAGGAGACCAGCGCCTTCCATGCCGAGGCCATGTCGGGCGCGGAGCTGCTGCATGGCCCGGTGGCCCTGGTGGAGCCCGATTTTCCCTTACTGGTGCTGGTGCCGAGGGACAAGCCGCTGCCCAGTATGGTGAACTTATTGGAAAACTTGCGCGGCAAAGGCGGCCACCTACTGGTAGCCTCCTCCGAGGCCCTGGCCCTGGACTTGGCCCATACCCCCCTGCCGCTGCCCACCAGGCTGCATCCGGTGCTCGATTCGATTCTGCTGGCCCAGGCCTTCTACCCCTTTGCTGCCGAGCTTTCGGTAGCCAGGGGCCTCAACCCCGATGCCCCGCGCAACCTGTCCAAGGTAACGCGGACTCGGTGA
- a CDS encoding VOC family protein, producing MTRLDHLVVAAETLEQGLQYVEQLLGVKLPPAGGKHPGMGTHNRLLNLGNGAYLEIIAIDPEAPPPAHPRWFGLDSFSGAPCLLTWVARTEALERYQGLGLGSVREARRGNLEWLIAIPEDGRLHWGGVVPYLIQWGSAHPTETLPEVDCKLVELVLLHPEPDSVRAVLKALELDLSKVRLEHAPKPQLMAFIESPAGLRLLG from the coding sequence ATGACCCGGCTGGATCACCTGGTGGTGGCGGCCGAGACCCTCGAGCAGGGCCTTCAGTACGTCGAGCAATTGCTGGGCGTCAAGCTCCCCCCTGCAGGCGGCAAACACCCAGGCATGGGCACGCACAACCGTTTGCTGAACCTGGGCAACGGGGCCTATCTGGAAATCATTGCCATAGACCCCGAGGCCCCGCCGCCCGCCCATCCGCGCTGGTTTGGCCTCGACAGCTTTAGCGGAGCACCCTGCCTGCTCACCTGGGTGGCCCGCACCGAGGCTCTGGAGCGCTATCAGGGACTGGGGCTGGGTTCGGTGCGGGAGGCCCGCAGGGGCAACCTCGAGTGGCTAATTGCCATTCCCGAGGACGGGCGGCTCCACTGGGGCGGGGTGGTGCCTTACCTGATTCAGTGGGGCTCTGCACACCCCACCGAGACCCTGCCGGAGGTGGATTGTAAGCTGGTTGAACTCGTACTGCTTCACCCGGAACCGGACTCGGTACGCGCGGTGCTGAAGGCGCTGGAGCTTGACCTAAGCAAAGTTCGCCTGGAGCACGCCCCCAAGCCCCAACTGATGGCCTTTATAGAATCCCCCGCCGGGCTTAGGCTGTTGGGATAG
- a CDS encoding DUF4032 domain-containing protein, whose translation MDLERQAQLEAEALSRRVLIHDILRRLRGESNDLLPYSAVSGLRPRGESYKGLQTIEVDKIIGSVDRYGDFDAEFMPKEPFTLDRWTRLRQAQLEGTEFPPIDVYKVGDAYFVKDGNHRTALAKALGQHYIDAYVIELDVPVDLGPGDTLKDVILKGEYARFLEQTRLSELRPGHEPILFSKPGRYDVLLDHIRTHQYFMGLNQKRSISWEEAVTDWYDNLYLPTVLEIRENGVMKNFPGRTEADLYLWISDHRYFLSQALGHDVGPEEATLSARRQAQKGPLSRLVAWFAGWLSRLALPRKPSAANDSLGS comes from the coding sequence ATGGATTTGGAGCGCCAAGCCCAGCTCGAAGCAGAGGCTCTGTCGCGTCGCGTACTGATCCACGACATTCTGCGCCGCCTGCGCGGCGAAAGCAACGACCTGCTGCCTTACAGTGCGGTTTCGGGGTTACGGCCCAGAGGAGAGTCCTATAAAGGGCTCCAAACCATCGAAGTGGATAAAATTATCGGTTCGGTCGACCGTTACGGCGACTTCGACGCGGAGTTTATGCCCAAAGAACCCTTTACCCTGGATCGCTGGACACGGCTGCGCCAGGCCCAGCTCGAGGGCACCGAGTTTCCTCCCATTGACGTCTACAAGGTAGGCGATGCCTACTTTGTGAAGGACGGCAACCACCGCACCGCCCTGGCCAAAGCCCTGGGACAGCACTACATAGACGCCTATGTAATCGAGCTGGATGTACCGGTAGACCTGGGGCCGGGCGACACCCTCAAGGACGTAATTTTGAAAGGCGAGTACGCCCGGTTTTTGGAGCAAACAAGGCTGAGCGAGTTGCGCCCAGGCCACGAGCCCATCCTATTCAGCAAGCCCGGGCGCTACGATGTACTCCTCGACCACATCCGCACCCATCAGTACTTTATGGGCCTCAACCAGAAGCGCTCCATTAGCTGGGAAGAAGCCGTCACCGACTGGTACGACAACCTCTACCTGCCCACCGTGCTGGAAATCCGCGAAAACGGGGTGATGAAGAACTTCCCGGGCCGCACCGAGGCCGACCTGTACCTGTGGATTTCCGATCACCGCTACTTTTTGTCGCAAGCCCTGGGGCACGATGTAGGGCCCGAAGAAGCCACCCTTTCGGCCCGTCGGCAAGCGCAAAAAGGCCCTTTGAGCCGGTTGGTGGCGTGGTTTGCCGGGTGGCTCTCGCGCCTTGCGTTACCCCGCAAGCCATCGGCGGCCAACGATTCTCTGGGAAGCTAA